CCTGCAACATACTGCATGCATAACTGCAAACATCATTGacattgaaattattgtttccaTCCACAGCTCACatacatgaaatttcatttcttaatAATTTTTACATTGCAAACATAATACAGAATAATACTTTGGAATAGTTGTACTCACTTTGATGTTGTTGGATGCGAGAGAAATTACCACTAACGTCTGTTTCTTgaagctattttttttaatgattttattattatacCAACATTTAACCTTACTACTTCAagacaaaatattaatttttaagtaGTGCAACATTGTATTACGACTCAGTCACAAACattaatgtataatttttaatgatataaatttttttctattaatttgtTGATGCTCTCCCTTCCTTTCCAATAAGAAACATTTACTAAGTCTGTAACATAATTTTTACACAAGTACTAGAAGCAATGGACAACAGAGGTCTCCAAACAGGAAGGGGGAATTACACTCAAGTTGCTCAAAAGTCATCTCGCTCAAAACCAAAGTATGTTGGCCAAAAATTATTGTTgcatgacaaaaattaatacacAAAACTCTCTCTTGTGAAAGAAATGTGTGTTATGTCCTAGAAGAAAGATTGCAATCTCCTGAGATATCCTCCTGCAGTGTCAAATGTTATAAACACACTTTATGACCTCAGAATGTTAAgtaagaaaaattttcaaattggaCAAGTTGCCCAAAAAAGTCTGGGATTTGTCACCTGAAATTTATTGCTATGTTGTTTGTATAGATAACcacatgattttgagtgcaatttggaataaataagcacaagtaaatttttcaaagactaacaaaattgcacgagcccgaaGGGCGAGTGTAATTTGGgctctttgaaaaatttactcgtgcttatttattccaaattgcacaagaaaaatcgtgtcattacttattaataatatgcaCGAAAAAATTTGGAGAAGAAACGCACGATTATcatgcaatcagggaaaaattacaccatcaattgcgccatccagggcgtgcgcttgatttgaaagcaaaagattagattggccatctgtgagtttctttgatcattcaccaatcagaatgcttggtttgttacctctttttgcactgaattaactcttttctgcactgtttaaaaaaaaaaacactgctcttcaccaatcagaatggagaaattttttcgtgTATATTATTAGATATATTATAGTGAGtctttaatgataataataattattattatcatttaagACTCGCTAAAAATACATATTTTTGGCTGACATAGCTATGGTTttggaagacagcacttcaggCGAGAAGTTTGACAGTTTGAACAGCAACTTCATCAGTTTCTGGGCCGGAGGGGCTTTATAGCAGTATTCCCAGAAGTCTCAAGGAATTTTTTGAATACCTGATTTGCTTCAAGGCTTCCACAGAATTTGATGCATTGATCATTTTGATGAAGTCTTCATACGTTTCTGCATACGCATAACCTTGCTTGTGCTGTGCTGTAAGGGCTTCTTTGGCTTCTAAATGGACCAGAAGAGTTTGATTAATGTAATCAGGATCACAGATCGTGTCAGTCAGAGGttggaaaacagaaaaagccAAGATTTCTCGTAGAAGATTGCGCATCATGGTACAACGATAGTTCTTGGCGGGCAACAAACAACAGAGAAGCACTTCAGACGCCTTCCGTAAATAATCGAGTTCCTCTTCTCTGCTCTTCAGGCAGGGATGAAGTACAAACGGCAATGCATTGTCGGAGAAATTTCGTGTATCGGCGAGGCGAAGCTGTTGGAAGTGCCTGCTGAGAATTTCAACAACATCGTTGGAAAGAAACTTTACAGTGTCCATCCCTTTCAGTCTTTCCACAATATTCGCTGTAATGATCCAGAGTTCCTCGGTTAATAAATCAACGAACGCAGTTTCGTCTTTTCCCAAACCACGGTACCACGACAGGCAAAAATCACGGATGAATAAATCAAAGACCTCCTGGATGGTCTTGTCAACAGGTCGCGAAACAAGTGTCTTGTGTTTGTACGGCAAATGCGTTTGGGTTAATTCTGCAAGGAAACGACTTACAGTTTCGACTCTCGTGGAGGGGATTGGTTTCAGTGGAATTCGCTGTTTCCCAGAAAGAAGGCAAAGCATAACGCCAGAGGAAATCCCCAAGAGTGCTACGAAACCAATCCATATCGTAGACAACAGCCCTTGAAGAAAACCGACCTGCCATAACAGAGCAAGAAGTAGCACACAGCCTGCGACCAAGTAAATCTGCATACTTCGAGCAGTCTCAGCTCAAGATGATTTTACCTCTTATTTTTATACCTTTTAAGCATTTTTGAGGAGGAATTCCTGTATTTTTGTGACAAACAACTTCCATCTTTTTTCAACTTGTTACAATTGAGCCATGCGTTATTATATACAGCAGTAATAGCAGTAATTAGTGCGCGATGCTACTTTTTTGAACAAATCCGCTCTCGTGAAATGCAGGCGCGTCAGTGTTCAAAATGGCCGAGAAAACAAGTGCAGACGAATTCGTCCCTCTCAGAAAAGCTGCCAAAAAGAATGCAAATAGCTCAGAAGGAGAAGATAACTTAATGAAATCGTACTACCATGAGCAGGAAAGTATCTCTCAGCTGTCCGAAGAACAAATTGATGAAATAAGGTGGCAAAATGGGATCGAAATTCAAGGAGAAAACTGCCCCAGACCGATTACGAGTTTCAGAGATTTGAATTTACCTCCAGAACTTCGACAATACTTGGCTGATAATAGTTATGAAAGGCCAACATCGATTCAAATGCAAGCGTTGAGTTGTGCAATGAGTGGAAGAGACATCATTGGTCTCGCGGAAACTGGCTCAGGAAAAACGTTGTCGTACACGCTCCCTTTATGCATGTTCCTTGAAACAAGACAGCCATGTTTACCTGGAGAAGGTCCTGTGGCACTCATTTTAACACCTACCAGAGAGCTTATGAGGCAGGTCTCGGACCATGTGTGGGGACTGCTGAAATATTTGTCATTTAGTCCAAGAGATGCTACGTTTCCGCATCAAAAGCAGAGTTATCAAATGGCTATTGACCCCAGCAATCTGAGCTCCGCGTACTTTTCTCATAATATTTACAGTCAAGGGATGCAAAGCTGCCACTCTCAAAGATGCAACACAAGTCCTTTTATTTTTCGTGGAGTGACATCATTTCCCATTCACTACAAATTCACTGGTATCTGTGGTGGCGTGCCCATCACTCAACAGGTGACAGACTTGAAGAGTGGAGTTGATGTTGTCATAGCTACACCTGGACGTCTTCTAGACTTGTGTGAACGTGGTCTCCTAAATTTGGACCTTGTTTCCTATTTGGTCATTGATGAGGTTGATAAAATGCTAGGCATGGGCATGGAGGAACAGTTGAGAAAGGTTGTTGGCCTAGCAACTAACTCTGAAAGAGCCAGGCAAACTCTGCTTTGGACTGCAACCATGCCAGAATCCTTAGAGAGACTGGCGAGATCCGCTGTACTTAACCCTATAACAATCCAGGTTGGACCAGCTGGTTTGATATCCCCGTTAATAGAACAAAATGTCATATTTTtgtaccattttgaaaaacCAGCTAAACTACTACAAGTGCTTCGAAGCACCCCCTTCCCCCctgtcattgtttttgcatctTCCATTCAGAATGTGGATTATGTCACTGGTTTGTTAAAGAATGAGCAGTTTCATGCATCAGGCATCCACTCAGAAAAGTCACAAGATTATCGATTTAAGCTTGTTAGTGCTTTCCGAGAAGGCAAAGTAGATATCTTAGTGGCTACAGATGTAGGTTCACGAGGCCTTGACTTTCCAGAAGTAACCCATGTTGTGAACTATGATTTACCAGACAGTATTGAAGACTATGTACATCGCTGTGGCCGAACAGGAAGAATGGGTCACTATGGACTTGCAACATCATTTCTCACTCTTGACTGCAAAATAGCCAGTGAGCTCAAAGAAATGTTGGAGCTTATGGATCAAGACATCCCTAAGGAGCTCGAGAATACCAAGCAATTTGGCAAAAAGATCATAAGAACAGAGTTTGGTGATAGAGTTGTGGAGATTTGATTGTTGAAGGTTAAACCAAAAGTTATGATTGTTAAAGGATAAATGTTGCCATTTCACTGCACAATTGTTCAATGCCAGATTAGCCTTAGGGTTAGTTAAGTCCATTTGCAGTTCTGTTGACCCTACTATGATCTACATCtcaacataataattatatttagtatttaccaaatcagtggatagcaattttcgcgcgttgtgattggctcccgtaactagGAATATCCTttgctattcactgttttgtgaacggagagaaaaatggcgcgtcgtttcgcgaaagtttcagaagaagaaattgaagaagcgtttttttatccatctgatttggtaaatactaaaacaactatcgcCCTCGGGgttggtgaagagcggtggatatatacctcgacgcttcgcgtctcggtttatatccaccactattcacctccccttcggggaatagttgtatattatttcaATTATTTAGCCTTATGGTGAATTGAGaagatttcaataattattattgagctTAATGGTGAATTGAGGAAACTATGAATCAAATTAGCATATACCGTACcaattcggctacaagccgagtTGGGCTAATGCCGAGGCAGGCCCCAAACTCCTTACGCAAAAAATCAACTTGATCGACACGAATtttaaatgcataatactcggtatTAGCCGAGAGCCACTTTCGGGCCTTGACGTTTATCTTCGATCATGAAATTTTCGTAAAAATGCAAACTGACATCGACTgaaaaattatactcaaagcaataaaataaatgcaaaagattagaaacaaacaagcgacgtgatcGTGAGGTGATGaatattaaacaattattgacCTTACTGGAAACATGACTTCGTAAAAGCGAAGCGTTTTATAGAAAGCTAGTGGACTGGGAACAGCGAATCATAGTGGGGATGAATTTAATGTGATCCTGCCGAATCAATAAAACAGCTTGTAAATTTTTGACAAAACAGTCTGAGTTCAGAAACCTTTCATCATGCATAAAAGAAATCTCGTTTGTTCAAAGTCTATCCGCAATCATGCCAAAAGCTCGACGTCCAGCTTACAACCTTGCCTTTAAACTTAAAATAGTCTTCGAAATATACTCACACAGTATTTCAAAGGAATTGAGCATTATTACATgacccaaacaaaaaaaaattggttggTGTGAACTCGTGCTTCGAAAAGTAAATATTAAGAttatttccgcacaacattcgagatataatggcaaaaattaagttaccaaaaaatcctcttagcatggtaatattttgaataaaggtaagaagatcctatcgagatttaagctctcaagctgaccccgcgagagaaaattgaacttgaagttatccatatttcagttaaaaaggacatttcgcgttagttgtaaacacaataacactcgctttcagcattcttacgaagtttgacattaaatttctcgagaatgcttagggatttcatcgcagggtcacttagagaactgaattacaatgagatgttttaaatagcattcaagaagttaccgtgctgtgagtagatttttagtaaataatatttgcaagtattgctcgaactttgaacggaatccgtcttaaatcaACTTTGAACGGTTTTCTTTAGCAAATATTGAGATTTAGCGCTGTTGAGATCACCCGGTGAATCTattctaaaacaattattcttttcaatctcagtGAATAGCGACAGAATATTTACCTCAATTTCAAAGaggattaattttgtttattatatcaCAGGTTTTTACTTAGTTTTTCTTAGTTTTCAAGTAGGCAGAGGTGTCTTCAAAGGAGGTGATGGTGGGTCCAAAGGATCTTGCAAGAGGCACTGTCTTCAGCTATCTAAGACCTTCACGTAGCATGATTGCATAATGCAACTTGACAAAAGAAGCAATAACCTATCGCAACAGACCTATCCTTTTGCATGTTTGATAAAACATTCTAAGTTCAGAAACCTTTCATCATACATAAAAGAAATCTCGTTTGTTCAAAGTCTATCCGCAATCATGCCAAAAGCTCGACGTTCAGCTTACAACCTTGCCTTTAAACTTAAAATAGTCGTCGAAATATACTCACACAGTATTTCAAAGGAATTGAGCGTTATTGCATgacccaaacaaaaaaaaaatggttggtGTAAACTTGTGCTTCGATAAGTCAATATTAAATCAACTTTGAACGGTTTTCTTTAGCAAATATTGAGATTTAGCGCTGTTGAGATCACCCGGTGATTCTattctaaaacaattatttttttcaagctcagtgaatagcggcagaatatttacctcaatttcaaagaagattaattttgtttattatatcaCTTTACTTAGTTTTTCTTAGTTTTCAAGTAGGCAGAGGTGTCTTCAAATGAGGTGATGGTGGGTCCAAAGGATCTTGCAAGAGGCACTGTCTTCAGCTATCTGAGACCTTCACGTAGTATATATGATTGCATAATGCAACTTGACAACAAAAGCAATAACCTATCGCAACGGACCTATCCTTTTGGGAGGTTTGGAGCGCAGGCTATCCCAGAAATAGAAATTTGAAATGGTAATGCAAATACAATTTGAAAGAATGTAATTTTTGTGAAAGTAGCCGGCAAAATGTTCTGGATTAGCAGTCAAAGTTTGTGGGCTACCGGCTCTATATATACGTATACAATTATGTAATAATCAAACGTTAGTTTTAggtgaaaggaaagaaaaaaaccacAAAGGTTAACCAGGAAAAAACCTCTCCGAGCAGAATAGCGAAAGAGGAAATTCAACCCACATAATTTTATGGCGTAGATTCCGTAATCACTCCTGGGCCAGGGTGGTTGAAGGCGAGTGATGTCACAACGCGATAAACACGCGATAAACACGTCCTAGTCTCCTAGGCACTTTCCCAAAATCACAGCTAATTTTTTGCCGAACTGAAATGTTTGCAGTCGTTGTATTAACATCTTGGAGTGTAAAATAACTCAACAGTTTTTTGCTTCACAAATCAAGCGCTCGTCGAATTGCATGCGTAGCGAGTGGTCTTGCGCTCAGCAGATAGCATTGCAAACAATGGAAACAGGAAAAAGGAACAATTTACAATATACAAAAGCCTCAGGCTAAAATTTAATTGCACACCAAAGCAGAAGCTAAATTAACCGGCTTTTAGTTTCACTTGACAACCAACAATGGTTTTTCTGATCTTATTGGTTTCGCGCTTTTCCACCGCAAATACCTCAGTTATGTCCACTCGGGGCTGGAGTAGAGTCAGAGAGAGAATTTCTGAcatttattgtctttttttctcgTACCAAATAGCTTTTTTTCCGGTTATCAAACGAGGCTAATAGGTTAACTTTATGGCCTCGTCGGCGTGCAGctctaaacaaaagaagctttacCTGCAGGTAGAAGTGCAATATCAgctaaaacatgaaaatttgggtttatcgtAAGTTGATTAATCGaattacagtagaaccccgctaactcgaactctgaagggaaacgaaaatctgttcgagttagcggggtttcgaattatcggggtcgattaaaatgttcaatttttaggttaataattaaaagtttattgattttcagcacttcggtatacaatgtagtgcaaattacggatacatattaaacttatttcaagaaaaaaaatacattttaaacaactgtaacgataaactgcaacgactgtaaatgtaactgtacg
This genomic stretch from Acropora muricata isolate sample 2 chromosome 5, ASM3666990v1, whole genome shotgun sequence harbors:
- the LOC136917512 gene encoding uncharacterized protein → MAEKTSADEFVPLRKAAKKNANSSEGEDNLMKSYYHEQESISQLSEEQIDEIRWQNGIEIQGENCPRPITSFRDLNLPPELRQYLADNSYERPTSIQMQALSCAMSGRDIIGLAETGSGKTLSYTLPLCMFLETRQPCLPGEGPVALILTPTRELMRQVSDHVWGLLKYLSFSPRDATFPHQKQSYQMAIDPSNLSSAYFSHNIYSQGMQSCHSQRCNTSPFIFRGVTSFPIHYKFTGICGGVPITQQVTDLKSGVDVVIATPGRLLDLCERGLLNLDLVSYLVIDEVDKMLGMGMEEQLRKVVGLATNSERARQTLLWTATMPESLERLARSAVLNPITIQVGPAGLISPLIEQNVIFLYHFEKPAKLLQVLRSTPFPPVIVFASSIQNVDYVTGLLKNEQFHASGIHSEKSQDYRFKLVSAFREGKVDILVATDVGSRGLDFPEVTHVVNYDLPDSIEDYVHRCGRTGRMGHYGLATSFLTLDCKIASELKEMLELMDQDIPKELENTKQFGKKIIRTEFGDRVVEI